One part of the Leptotrichia trevisanii DSM 22070 genome encodes these proteins:
- a CDS encoding conjugal transfer protein TraD: MNLEYENEMFKLKSNEKEKIEIHKKIVKTDEKIRKIRREIANDTRRLNTSEKNEKWKQRTRKLIEMAVLLEIADILNEDKATLLGYFMKFHFLSKEEIKDCKIMGGEEFQMREEKKKMLKRRLEKNNGFK, from the coding sequence ATGAATTTAGAATATGAAAATGAAATGTTTAAATTGAAATCTAATGAGAAAGAGAAAATTGAAATACATAAAAAAATAGTCAAAACAGATGAAAAAATAAGGAAAATCAGAAGAGAAATAGCAAATGATACAAGAAGACTAAATACATCGGAAAAGAATGAGAAATGGAAACAGAGGACAAGAAAACTGATTGAAATGGCAGTCTTGCTTGAAATAGCAGATATTTTAAATGAAGATAAGGCAACATTGCTGGGATATTTTATGAAATTTCATTTTTTAAGTAAGGAAGAAATTAAAGATTGTAAAATTATGGGAGGTGAGGAGTTTCAAATGAGAGAGGAAAAGAAAAAAATGCTAAAACGAAGATTGGAGAAAAATAATGGGTTTAAATGA
- a CDS encoding S26 family signal peptidase: MDIRTKKFNLIMLSVSIFLVITFTGLHLLSKIYVINVTPSIPLGIYKLEKFDGVLKKGDLVVYEVDDKYKGLTSIKGTTFKSVKPVAAFYKDRVEIKNNRIYVNDEDYGEIFQKISPVFNGKIKEDEVLTLSKVRGTFDGRYYGAIKKSKIEKKARLIYEFRI; this comes from the coding sequence GTGGATATACGAACTAAAAAGTTTAACTTGATAATGCTTTCTGTATCAATATTTCTTGTCATAACATTCACAGGGCTACATCTGTTGTCAAAAATTTATGTAATAAATGTAACACCGTCAATTCCATTAGGAATATATAAACTGGAAAAATTTGATGGAGTATTGAAAAAAGGGGATTTAGTTGTTTATGAGGTGGATGATAAATATAAAGGTTTGACAAGCATAAAAGGTACAACGTTTAAATCGGTAAAGCCTGTTGCTGCATTCTATAAGGACAGAGTTGAGATAAAAAATAACAGGATATATGTAAATGACGAGGATTATGGAGAAATTTTTCAAAAAATATCCCCTGTTTTTAATGGCAAGATAAAAGAAGACGAAGTCTTGACTTTATCTAAGGTTAGAGGAACATTTGATGGAAGATATTATGGTGCAATAAAAAAGTCAAAAATAGAGAAAAAAGCAAGGTTAATATATGAATTTAGAATATGA